A genome region from Rhodospirillaceae bacterium includes the following:
- a CDS encoding DUF3237 domain-containing protein, protein MLPVPRLRHFCDIAVELGPVREMGAGRAGRRRIIPIVGGRVTGPGISGRLLNLGADWQTIFADGTAELDTRYAMETDDGALIEIVNYGFRHGPAEVIERLAAGEDVPPDSYYMRTHARLETGDAGYAWVNRMLFVGTGARQESSVRITLFAVE, encoded by the coding sequence ATGCTCCCCGTACCCAGGCTGCGCCACTTCTGCGACATTGCCGTCGAACTGGGACCGGTCCGCGAGATGGGCGCGGGCCGCGCCGGGCGGCGGCGCATCATCCCGATCGTCGGCGGCCGCGTAACCGGGCCCGGGATATCGGGACGCCTCCTCAATCTCGGCGCGGACTGGCAGACGATATTCGCCGACGGGACCGCCGAGCTCGACACCCGGTACGCGATGGAAACGGACGACGGGGCCCTGATCGAAATCGTCAACTACGGCTTTCGCCACGGGCCCGCGGAGGTCATCGAGCGCCTCGCTGCCGGCGAGGACGTCCCGCCCGACAGCTACTACATGCGCACCCATGCCCGGCTCGAAACCGGCGATGCCGGATACGCCTGGGTCAACCGCATGCTGTTCGTCGGCACGGGAGCGCGGCAAGAGTCCTCGGTTCGGATTACACTCTTCGCCGTCGAGTGA